The following are from one region of the Patescibacteria group bacterium genome:
- a CDS encoding GIY-YIG nuclease family protein, with the protein MNPVRENSIWYTYLIQSQKDKHWYTGCTDDLRKRFKEHNNGMVNSTKGRGPFKLIYYEVCLNKNDAFAREKYLKSGMGKRYLKNRIKRFLTLTG; encoded by the coding sequence ATGAATCCCGTTAGAGAAAATAGTATATGGTATACTTATCTAATACAAAGCCAAAAAGATAAACATTGGTATACCGGTTGTACTGATGATTTACGAAAGCGCTTTAAGGAACACAATAACGGTATGGTAAATTCTACTAAAGGTCGAGGGCCATTTAAATTAATTTATTATGAAGTGTGTCTTAATAAAAATGATGCTTTTGCTAGGGAAAAATATTTGAAATCTGGTATGGGCAAAAGATATCTAAAAAATCGTATTAAGCGCTTCCTAACTCTAACGGGATGA
- a CDS encoding phosphoribosyltransferase family protein → MNKRIAKLLSDFGFFVFGKFYGSLGEPSPIYITSKRLYSHPDKMKVVSEEIADFMKGKSIDLVAGTMVSGTPLAMAVSLASHKPFIYLRQKTKKDGSLVTLLEGLYRKGESVLVVDDGIGTGSTKERFIKTLQKKGLVVKDVLVLYDAGVEYIPFYAKHKIKIHSFVKHNDLVKFMVKNGYISKKLGDYMYDIWKNLKEWQKDQKKWNEFVSLAKSEGFTDSNK, encoded by the coding sequence ATGAATAAGCGTATCGCCAAGCTACTCAGTGACTTTGGTTTTTTTGTTTTCGGTAAGTTTTACGGATCACTGGGCGAACCGTCACCTATCTACATAACAAGCAAGCGTCTTTATTCCCACCCGGACAAAATGAAAGTAGTGTCAGAAGAAATAGCTGATTTTATGAAAGGTAAAAGTATTGATCTAGTGGCCGGTACAATGGTTTCCGGCACCCCTTTAGCCATGGCCGTATCGCTTGCATCGCATAAGCCGTTTATTTATCTTCGGCAAAAAACGAAGAAAGATGGTTCTTTGGTTACTTTATTGGAAGGGTTATACAGAAAAGGGGAAAGTGTGTTGGTGGTAGATGACGGGATCGGTACCGGCAGTACCAAAGAGCGCTTTATTAAAACTCTGCAGAAAAAGGGTCTGGTTGTCAAAGATGTACTGGTCCTTTATGATGCCGGGGTAGAGTATATTCCATTCTATGCAAAACATAAAATTAAAATTCATTCGTTTGTAAAACATAATGATCTGGTTAAGTTCATGGTGAAGAATGGTTACATTTCAAAAAAATTAGGGGACTATATGTATGATATTTGGAAGAACCTGAAAGAATGGCAGAAAGACCAGAAAAAGTGGAATGAATTTGTGTCACTGGCAAAATCCGAGGGTTTTACTGATTCAAACAAATGA
- a CDS encoding ribose-phosphate pyrophosphokinase, which yields MKRILLSGSSNNPLAKKIALKTGIRLGRLSIKKFRDGEKYVNVGENLKEKEVIILQSGSMPADEHLVELLLILDAVKRLRPKKIIVLLPFYPYRRQEKESQKGDAISAELIGGLLQACKIDKLVVVDLHSPVIKGFYKIPVKEISAIPLFVKYFQNKKIDAAVAPDKGSINRSGRFASLLKIPALVMEKKRTEHDKVHSLKLMDISGKAVEVKNKNVVLVDDEINTAGTLAENVNVLKKLGVNDIYFAATHAVLSGKAIQRIKKMAVKEIITTDTIRLPSVKKISKLKVLSVADIIARTL from the coding sequence ATGAAGCGGATTTTACTTAGTGGATCTTCAAATAATCCCTTGGCAAAAAAAATTGCTTTAAAGACGGGTATCAGGTTGGGAAGATTATCCATCAAAAAATTCAGAGACGGGGAAAAATATGTAAATGTCGGGGAAAATTTAAAAGAAAAGGAAGTAATTATCCTGCAATCAGGTTCTATGCCGGCAGATGAACATTTAGTTGAGCTTTTATTAATTTTGGATGCGGTAAAAAGATTACGACCAAAAAAAATAATAGTGCTATTGCCGTTTTATCCTTATCGCAGGCAGGAAAAGGAATCACAAAAGGGGGATGCAATATCAGCAGAACTAATTGGGGGGCTTTTGCAGGCCTGTAAAATAGATAAACTTGTTGTTGTAGATCTGCATAGCCCTGTAATAAAAGGATTTTACAAAATTCCGGTCAAAGAAATATCCGCGATTCCATTATTTGTGAAATACTTCCAAAATAAAAAGATAGATGCCGCAGTTGCCCCCGATAAAGGAAGTATAAATCGTTCTGGCCGGTTTGCCTCCTTACTTAAAATTCCGGCCTTGGTAATGGAAAAAAAGCGAACTGAGCATGATAAGGTACATAGCCTAAAACTTATGGATATTTCTGGAAAAGCAGTGGAAGTGAAAAATAAGAATGTTGTGCTGGTTGATGATGAAATAAATACGGCGGGAACATTGGCAGAAAATGTAAATGTTTTAAAAAAACTTGGAGTAAATGATATATATTTTGCAGCGACTCATGCTGTTTTATCCGGTAAAGCGATACAGAGGATAAAAAAAATGGCAGTCAAAGAGATAATTACTACTGATACTATCCGATTGCCTTCCGTAAAGAAAATTAGTAAACTGAAAGTGTTGTCCGTTGCAGATATAATCGCAAGAACGTTATAA
- the pncB gene encoding nicotinate phosphoribosyltransferase produces MNNLFEFSSLFLTQLSSTYAQAAIWLEEGKDKQIATFDLVVRDMPKNRNYMVCGGLEELVNYLTNLRYSEEQIQILIDGNLITKKFADYLRKFRFTGDVSAMPEGTIFFPGEPIIRITAPLIEASVIETVIFGITVSNVLFMSKAARISTISKDIVLGMQRSQSFESGMKGLRSGYICGLHINAWPEFIRKYKIPQQENYLVLGQHFFIKSFTEELTAFRKMVHYFPDNGAFMVDTYDIKQGIKNAIIVAKELQKKGGNLNYIGIDSGDLGKLSFVAKKMLDKNGLHNVKIMVATNLDEYKVKKLLADKAPIDSFVIATEYATMSDSPSLEVVYKVAEIRDGKNIHYTAKLTPGKQSYPGRKQVFRKYKNNKIAYDIVGLENENYGSPLLKKVLTKGKLVKKLPSLDEIRKYFNKQLSTIPEKLLDIDKQHPYRVDISKKLEQLLDQVKKEHLK; encoded by the coding sequence ATGAATAATCTTTTTGAATTTTCCAGCTTATTTCTGACACAACTATCTTCCACTTATGCTCAAGCTGCTATTTGGTTAGAAGAAGGTAAAGATAAACAAATTGCTACCTTTGATTTAGTTGTCAGAGATATGCCAAAAAACAGAAATTATATGGTCTGCGGAGGTTTAGAAGAATTAGTAAATTACCTGACAAATTTACGCTATTCAGAAGAACAAATTCAAATACTTATTGATGGTAATTTAATTACCAAAAAATTTGCCGACTACTTAAGAAAATTTCGTTTTACTGGTGATGTTTCTGCCATGCCAGAGGGAACTATTTTCTTCCCCGGAGAACCGATAATAAGGATAACCGCGCCTTTAATTGAAGCCTCGGTTATTGAAACCGTTATTTTTGGCATTACCGTTTCCAATGTTTTGTTTATGTCCAAGGCGGCTAGAATTAGTACTATTAGTAAAGATATTGTTTTGGGTATGCAGCGATCTCAATCCTTTGAATCAGGGATGAAAGGTTTGCGCAGTGGATATATTTGTGGACTGCATATTAATGCCTGGCCGGAATTTATTAGAAAGTATAAAATTCCCCAGCAAGAAAATTACCTTGTATTAGGACAGCATTTTTTTATTAAATCATTTACAGAGGAGCTGACCGCTTTTAGAAAAATGGTTCATTATTTCCCTGATAACGGGGCATTCATGGTAGATACTTATGATATAAAGCAAGGGATAAAAAATGCAATAATTGTTGCCAAAGAATTACAGAAAAAAGGGGGTAATCTGAACTATATTGGCATAGATTCCGGCGATCTCGGCAAACTATCATTTGTTGCCAAAAAAATGTTGGATAAAAATGGTCTCCATAATGTAAAAATCATGGTAGCCACTAATCTGGATGAATATAAAGTGAAAAAATTATTAGCTGATAAAGCGCCGATTGATTCATTTGTTATCGCCACAGAATATGCCACCATGTCTGACTCCCCCAGTCTTGAAGTTGTATATAAAGTTGCGGAAATTAGAGATGGTAAAAACATACATTACACGGCGAAATTAACTCCTGGCAAGCAAAGTTATCCCGGTAGAAAACAGGTTTTCCGAAAATATAAGAATAATAAAATAGCTTATGATATTGTTGGTTTGGAAAATGAAAATTATGGCTCCCCATTACTTAAAAAAGTGCTAACCAAAGGCAAATTAGTAAAGAAATTACCGAGTCTTGATGAAATAAGAAAATATTTCAATAAACAACTTAGCACTATACCTGAAAAACTTTTAGACATCGATAAACAACACCCATATCGCGTGGACATTAGTAAAAAATTAGAACAACTACTGGACCAGGTCAAAAAAGAACACCTAAAATAA
- a CDS encoding putative glycoside hydrolase, which yields MRNDINAFRLGNIMTKVVVIFVFSAAVFSAIFYLGQSGKLVEKTKATDSYAEIIQPYAGSQVIAHTDATEDSTYEWKVNEVSQQSGIVPTKFLAHFNGSLQTAAGENPATSESIAYEDVKFGQGMVGTADYPMTGNFDVTKGTLDLWLTLKKPLDDPDFDSSPYFLYYHNSGTSDSFMVNVHSSNVLSFTMYDSSDGWELAVQVNTSNYTIPVGVPFHFVATWSVAEKTAKLYLNGEQVSRRDYEADERFPEIVVGAENVRIGNTNVVVDEVRFLNDVLSTDQIKDSYVRGIPYSESDVYYNGTISQGDTVELTVTDGGIPLSDSATVAGQKITVTSPVGYFVPNTDSLTVSFNTATAMTCRYGTVPDAYDNLPLIAEGAETLHTITYAVDSIIEQFPVAIKCQGTSDDADDYGFFRRYRVLPEPKLTYPKISKLWWGNAVLDSEIPYLAKFDFVNTSKSNVTKPGMIKQLKTLNPDIVTLVYQDMIGVQDYPGVAYQSELDRVSESWRLQSSEVPGDYCRNLYFPDNDPYNLYVNAPFNEQSANHTEKDLIDRLSYFDGIWWDVVGPDFWFLYDFTGTPPSFIENCDFDNDGIDEDLNVTEDRVKALQIWADGIHDIMLRSRQKLGQDVLMAGNGDASVHSDFNGKNVEHFFSPSRFSYYFDPNNLQGFLYWQAHSKEPRMNENLYEILYPYGTSTFYKYMRYGLTASLLAGVYFDPNLGSDNENNSWWFDEYWIDIATGRPTDILETGSGYLGEPLGDFYIVQSNVYRRDFENGIVLLNNTSGSSTVNLGGTYRYLDATNGGQDPVANPGGETDSVTMSWYDGRILLNPLPPQDSTPPGTINDLNAT from the coding sequence ATGCGTAATGATATCAACGCATTTAGATTAGGTAACATAATGACTAAAGTAGTTGTTATTTTTGTTTTTAGTGCCGCCGTTTTTTCGGCGATTTTTTATTTAGGGCAAAGCGGAAAGTTAGTGGAAAAAACAAAGGCAACTGACTCATATGCTGAGATTATCCAGCCCTATGCAGGGAGTCAGGTTATTGCACATACTGATGCCACAGAAGATTCAACCTATGAGTGGAAAGTGAATGAGGTATCCCAGCAGAGCGGAATAGTACCGACTAAATTCCTTGCGCATTTTAATGGTAGCCTCCAAACTGCAGCGGGTGAGAATCCAGCCACGAGTGAGTCGATTGCTTATGAGGATGTAAAATTCGGCCAGGGGATGGTCGGTACGGCTGATTATCCGATGACCGGCAATTTTGATGTCACAAAGGGTACGCTGGATCTTTGGCTGACACTAAAAAAACCGCTGGACGATCCAGATTTTGACAGTAGTCCGTATTTTCTTTATTACCATAATTCCGGTACGAGTGATTCTTTCATGGTGAATGTCCATAGTTCAAATGTTTTAAGCTTTACAATGTATGATTCTTCAGACGGTTGGGAGCTGGCTGTTCAGGTCAATACAAGCAACTACACAATTCCGGTGGGAGTGCCTTTTCACTTTGTAGCAACATGGTCTGTCGCGGAAAAGACAGCAAAATTATACCTGAATGGTGAACAGGTATCACGCAGAGATTATGAGGCGGACGAGCGCTTTCCGGAAATCGTTGTCGGCGCGGAAAATGTTAGGATTGGAAACACAAACGTAGTGGTTGACGAAGTCAGGTTTTTGAATGATGTATTATCAACAGACCAGATAAAAGATTCTTATGTCCGTGGCATACCGTATTCAGAAAGTGATGTTTATTATAATGGTACTATCAGTCAGGGCGATACGGTTGAGCTTACTGTTACGGATGGCGGAATTCCGCTTTCAGACAGTGCAACTGTCGCTGGACAAAAAATTACTGTAACCAGCCCGGTCGGTTATTTTGTACCGAATACTGATAGCTTAACAGTTAGTTTTAATACCGCTACCGCGATGACCTGCCGTTACGGCACAGTGCCGGATGCGTATGATAATCTGCCGTTGATTGCGGAAGGTGCGGAAACGTTACATACGATTACATACGCGGTGGACAGTATAATTGAACAATTCCCAGTGGCGATCAAATGCCAGGGAACAAGTGATGATGCTGATGATTATGGATTCTTCCGCCGTTACCGTGTATTGCCTGAGCCGAAACTGACCTATCCTAAAATCTCAAAACTTTGGTGGGGTAATGCAGTGTTGGATTCAGAAATTCCATATCTTGCTAAATTTGATTTTGTTAATACGTCAAAAAGTAATGTTACAAAACCTGGAATGATTAAACAACTCAAAACGTTAAACCCGGACATAGTTACACTTGTCTATCAGGATATGATTGGCGTCCAGGATTATCCCGGCGTGGCATATCAGTCTGAATTGGACCGCGTGTCGGAGTCTTGGCGTCTTCAAAGTTCTGAAGTCCCGGGTGATTATTGCCGAAACCTTTATTTTCCCGATAATGATCCTTACAACCTGTATGTAAATGCTCCTTTTAATGAACAGAGCGCAAATCATACGGAGAAGGATCTGATAGATCGCCTTTCCTATTTTGATGGTATTTGGTGGGATGTGGTCGGACCGGATTTTTGGTTTTTGTATGATTTTACCGGAACCCCGCCCAGCTTTATTGAAAATTGTGATTTTGATAATGATGGAATTGATGAAGATTTAAACGTGACTGAAGATCGTGTTAAAGCATTACAAATCTGGGCTGACGGTATTCATGATATAATGTTGCGTTCACGCCAAAAATTGGGGCAAGATGTTCTGATGGCCGGCAATGGTGATGCATCTGTGCATTCCGACTTCAACGGAAAAAATGTTGAACATTTTTTCTCCCCCAGCAGATTTTCATATTACTTTGATCCGAATAACCTGCAGGGTTTTCTCTATTGGCAAGCACATTCAAAAGAGCCGAGAATGAATGAGAATTTGTATGAGATTCTCTATCCATATGGAACTTCGACATTTTATAAATATATGCGATACGGCTTAACCGCAAGCCTTCTGGCCGGTGTTTATTTTGATCCTAACTTGGGATCTGACAATGAGAACAATTCATGGTGGTTTGATGAATACTGGATCGATATCGCAACAGGCAGGCCGACTGACATTCTTGAAACTGGTAGCGGATATCTCGGTGAACCGCTAGGGGACTTTTATATAGTACAATCAAATGTGTACCGTCGTGACTTTGAAAACGGGATAGTCCTGCTTAATAATACTTCCGGATCATCTACCGTTAACCTCGGTGGAACATACCGGTATCTGGATGCGACGAACGGCGGACAGGACCCAGTCGCTAATCCGGGCGGTGAAACAGATTCAGTTACCATGAGTTGGTACGATGGGAGAATATTACTTAATCCTTTACCGCCGCAAGACAGTACACCACCGGGAACAATTAACGATTTGAATGCTACTTAA
- a CDS encoding putative glycoside hydrolase: MRNDISAFRLGNIMTKVVVIFVFTAAVLSAVFYLGRSGNLIEKTRATDSYAEIVQPYVGSQVIAHTDAMEGSNYEWTINAEPVQSGTVPTTFLSHFDGDLRTITGEEPITSSSVTYESVKFGQGMVGTADYPMTGNLDVTKGTLDLWLTLKKPLDDPEFDSSPYILYYHNSSTGDSFIVNVHNTDVISFTMYDFSDGWELAVQASTSNYTIPVGVPFHFVATWSVTDKVAKVYLNGEQVSRRDYEADQHFPEIVVGAENVMIGNTNVVMDEIRVSNDVLSTDQIKDSYVRGMPYSESDIYYNGIVSEGDTVELSVTNGGIPQTDSATVAGQKITVTSPAGYFILNTDTFTVSFNTPTVMTCHYGAVPDSYANLPQVTEGTGTSHTITYNVDTIVEQFPVAIKCHGVGDEADDYAFFRRYRVLPEPKLTYPKLSKIWWGNTVLDSEVPYLAKFDFVNTSKSNITKPGPIKQLKTLNPNQVVLVYQDMIGVQNYGGVAYHSESDRVLESWRLQSSEVPGDFCRNLYYAGNDLYNLNVNVPFGEQSADHTEKDLIDRLSYFDGIWWDVVGPDFWFLYDYNGNPASYVENCDFDNDGIDEDLNITADRLKAQQIWANGIHDIMLRSRQKLGQEVLMVGNGNASVHSDFNGKHLEHFFTPSTFLQYFDPNNVQGFLYWQNNSKEPRMNDNLYKISGSYGTQSFYKSMRYGLTASLLAGVYFDPNSGAENVNNTWWFDEYWIDTETARPTDILETGSGYLGEPQGDYYMVQSNVYRRDFENGIVLLNNTSGSSTINLGGTYRYLDATNGGQDPVANLGGETDSVTMSWYDGRILLNPLPPQDSTPPGTINDLYTE, translated from the coding sequence ATGCGTAATGATATCAGCGCATTTAGATTAGGCAACATAATGACTAAAGTAGTTGTTATTTTTGTTTTTACTGCCGCCGTGTTGTCGGCGGTTTTTTATTTAGGTAGGAGCGGTAATTTAATAGAAAAAACAAGAGCAACAGATTCATATGCTGAAATAGTACAGCCATATGTAGGAAGTCAGGTTATTGCACATACTGATGCTATGGAAGGGTCTAATTATGAATGGACAATAAACGCTGAACCGGTCCAAAGCGGAACAGTCCCAACAACATTTCTTTCGCATTTTGACGGTGATTTACGAACGATAACAGGCGAGGAGCCGATAACCAGCAGTTCTGTTACATATGAATCAGTGAAATTCGGCCAGGGTATGGTAGGAACAGCAGATTATCCGATGACCGGCAATCTTGACGTTACAAAGGGTACACTTGATCTTTGGCTGACACTAAAAAAACCGCTGGACGATCCGGAGTTTGATAGTAGTCCGTATATTCTTTATTATCACAATTCCAGTACAGGTGATTCTTTTATAGTGAATGTGCATAATACCGATGTAATAAGTTTTACCATGTATGATTTTTCTGACGGATGGGAATTGGCTGTTCAGGCCAGCACGAGCAACTATACAATCCCAGTAGGAGTACCTTTTCACTTTGTAGCAACATGGTCTGTCACGGATAAAGTGGCAAAAGTTTATTTGAATGGTGAACAGGTATCACGCAGAGATTATGAAGCGGACCAGCACTTTCCGGAAATCGTTGTCGGCGCGGAAAATGTTATGATTGGAAATACAAATGTTGTAATGGATGAGATCAGGGTTTCAAATGATGTATTATCAACAGATCAGATAAAAGATTCTTATGTCCGTGGCATGCCGTATTCAGAAAGTGATATCTATTACAACGGGATTGTTAGTGAAGGTGATACTGTAGAATTGAGCGTTACTAACGGTGGTATTCCTCAGACGGACAGTGCAACTGTCGCCGGACAAAAAATTACTGTAACCAGCCCGGCGGGATATTTCATACTAAATACAGACACATTTACTGTCAGCTTTAATACACCTACCGTCATGACTTGTCATTATGGAGCTGTGCCGGACTCATACGCTAACCTACCGCAGGTTACAGAAGGGACGGGGACTTCACATACAATTACATATAATGTAGATACTATTGTCGAACAATTTCCGGTTGCTATCAAATGTCACGGGGTGGGCGACGAAGCTGATGATTACGCGTTCTTCCGGCGCTACCGTGTATTGCCTGAGCCGAAACTGACCTATCCTAAACTTTCAAAGATTTGGTGGGGTAATACAGTATTAGATTCAGAAGTCCCATACCTTGCTAAATTTGATTTTGTTAATACATCAAAGAGTAATATTACAAAACCCGGACCGATTAAACAACTCAAAACATTAAATCCGAACCAAGTTGTCCTTGTTTATCAGGATATGATAGGCGTTCAGAATTATGGAGGTGTAGCATATCATTCTGAATCGGATCGCGTTTTGGAGTCTTGGCGTCTTCAAAGTTCTGAGGTTCCGGGTGATTTTTGCCGAAACCTTTATTATGCGGGTAATGATCTTTATAATCTTAATGTTAATGTTCCTTTTGGTGAGCAGAGTGCAGATCATACGGAGAAGGATTTAATTGATCGCCTTTCCTATTTTGATGGTATTTGGTGGGATGTGGTCGGACCGGATTTTTGGTTTTTGTATGATTATAACGGAAACCCGGCAAGTTATGTTGAAAATTGTGATTTTGATAACGACGGCATAGATGAAGATTTAAACATCACAGCAGATCGGCTGAAAGCACAGCAGATTTGGGCGAACGGTATTCATGATATAATGTTGCGTTCACGCCAGAAATTGGGACAGGAAGTATTGATGGTAGGCAACGGTAATGCATCTGTGCATTCCGACTTCAACGGAAAACATCTCGAACATTTTTTCACCCCCAGCACATTTTTACAATATTTTGATCCGAATAACGTGCAGGGGTTTCTCTATTGGCAGAATAATTCAAAAGAGCCGAGAATGAATGATAATTTGTATAAAATTAGCGGTTCGTATGGTACTCAGTCATTCTATAAGTCTATGCGATATGGCTTGACCGCAAGTCTCTTAGCCGGTGTTTATTTTGATCCAAACTCGGGAGCTGAAAATGTGAACAATACATGGTGGTTTGATGAATACTGGATCGATACGGAAACGGCTAGACCGACTGACATTCTTGAAACTGGTAGCGGATATCTCGGTGAACCGCAAGGGGACTATTATATGGTACAATCAAATGTGTACCGCCGTGACTTTGAAAACGGGATAGTCCTGCTTAATAATACTTCCGGATCATCTACCATTAACCTCGGCGGAACATACCGGTATCTGGATGCGACGAACGGCGGACAAGACCCAGTCGCTAATCTGGGCGGTGAAACAGATTCAGTTACCATGAGTTGGTACGATGGGAGAATATTACTTAATCCTTTACCGCCGCAAGACAGTACACCACCGGGGACAATTAACGATTTATATACTGAATAG
- a CDS encoding fibronectin type III domain-containing protein: protein MNTVLMIKNKPRVLVRINIYIAVIALVSAFIGFAYSMLYPYGNQSYLPEVQAGFSATSANSVTINWTAPGDDSFSGTAVGYDIRYSTQSINDSNWTAASVVSDVPAPLTAGSAESFVVMGLAPNTTYYFAIKTVDNEGLWSALSNIASHTTDCVESWTCSVWSECVNGTQSRTCSDLNNCGTQEEIPYLTNLCTVEIPPTEPPTVPPTVPPVDEPTTPPSGGDEPQIQESYIVAAPNLGGGPQVRIFSKTGKLLSQFYAYSTSFRGGVNVAVDDLDNDGIDEIVVGPGPGYEPKVRVFTWKGRLLYEFTAYQAGYRNGVKVAIGDVDDKGGKEIIVSPASGGGPNIRIFGKRNGTYSPTIENFFAYNQWLRGSWNVASGDLDRDGHSDIITAPGKLTGGPHVRIFHYEGNKIWPHILGFMAYPTNFRGGVNIAAGDLVGNSGDEIITAPVAVGGPFVRIFRRLPDGSIALYRNGFFAYHPEFRGGVSLATGDFNYDGKDEIVTAVQSGDRAVVKIWKGMGEYPLYEVVVFPNEMQAGVNIAVGKFFLPQ, encoded by the coding sequence ATGAATACAGTTTTAATGATTAAGAATAAGCCAAGAGTTCTGGTCAGAATTAATATTTATATTGCTGTTATAGCATTAGTATCAGCATTTATCGGTTTTGCGTATAGTATGTTGTATCCATACGGGAACCAGTCATATTTGCCAGAGGTCCAGGCGGGGTTTAGCGCTACATCAGCAAATTCAGTAACCATTAACTGGACTGCTCCGGGGGATGATAGTTTTTCCGGCACGGCAGTTGGCTACGATATCCGTTATAGCACCCAGTCTATTAACGATTCTAACTGGACTGCTGCTTCGGTTGTTTCTGATGTTCCCGCGCCTTTAACTGCCGGTAGCGCGGAATCATTTGTTGTAATGGGTCTGGCGCCAAATACAACGTACTATTTTGCAATTAAAACTGTCGATAATGAAGGTCTGTGGTCGGCGCTTTCAAATATTGCATCGCACACAACAGACTGCGTGGAATCATGGACATGTTCTGTCTGGTCAGAATGCGTAAATGGAACTCAGTCCAGAACTTGCAGTGATTTAAACAACTGCGGAACACAGGAGGAAATTCCATATCTGACGAACTTGTGTACAGTTGAAATTCCACCGACAGAACCACCAACTGTTCCACCAACTGTGCCACCGGTGGATGAACCTACTACACCGCCCAGTGGTGGTGACGAGCCTCAAATCCAGGAAAGCTATATCGTTGCTGCACCGAATCTGGGTGGAGGGCCGCAGGTAAGAATTTTTTCAAAAACCGGAAAATTATTGTCACAATTCTATGCCTATTCAACATCATTCCGCGGTGGAGTTAATGTTGCTGTAGACGATCTTGATAATGACGGAATTGACGAAATTGTAGTCGGACCGGGGCCCGGGTATGAACCTAAAGTAAGAGTCTTTACCTGGAAGGGCAGGTTGCTTTATGAGTTTACCGCATACCAAGCGGGATATCGCAATGGTGTGAAGGTTGCGATCGGAGATGTCGATGATAAAGGCGGAAAGGAAATAATTGTTTCTCCTGCATCCGGTGGCGGTCCGAACATAAGGATATTCGGCAAACGTAACGGTACCTATAGTCCTACAATTGAGAATTTTTTCGCATACAATCAATGGTTGCGCGGGAGCTGGAATGTGGCGAGCGGTGATTTAGATAGGGATGGTCATTCCGATATCATTACGGCGCCGGGTAAATTAACCGGTGGTCCGCATGTCCGTATATTCCATTATGAAGGTAATAAAATCTGGCCGCATATTTTAGGATTCATGGCATATCCAACGAATTTCAGGGGAGGAGTAAATATAGCTGCCGGAGATCTAGTCGGAAACAGTGGAGATGAAATAATAACAGCGCCGGTTGCTGTCGGCGGACCATTTGTCAGAATATTTCGTCGTTTACCTGACGGTTCTATAGCTTTATACCGAAACGGATTCTTTGCCTATCATCCGGAATTCCGGGGAGGGGTGAGTTTGGCTACCGGAGATTTTAATTATGATGGTAAAGATGAGATCGTAACTGCCGTACAGTCCGGTGATCGGGCGGTGGTAAAGATTTGGAAAGGAATGGGCGAATATCCTCTTTACGAAGTTGTGGTTTTTCCAAACGAGATGCAAGCTGGTGTTAATATTGCTGTCGGCAAATTCTTTCTGCCACAGTAA
- a CDS encoding prepilin-type N-terminal cleavage/methylation domain-containing protein — protein sequence MKNNKGFTLLELLVVVAIIGLISSIAFVAMQNARAEARDAKRLADVHAIRNALELYYHDNGSYPDPWCIGLTSVAGCNSFVEPNSWIPSLIPKYMQTLPNDPLNTTNDETNEHYLYFYTRWAVDENAPQQYYLIYRRETKGQVRECPVLWGGNWSSLCGGII from the coding sequence ATGAAAAATAATAAAGGATTTACTCTGTTAGAGTTGTTGGTTGTCGTGGCAATCATCGGTCTTATTTCTTCCATTGCTTTCGTAGCAATGCAAAACGCCCGCGCAGAGGCGCGCGATGCAAAAAGATTGGCTGATGTTCATGCAATAAGGAATGCACTGGAGCTTTATTATCACGATAATGGATCTTATCCTGATCCATGGTGTATTGGTTTGACATCTGTCGCAGGCTGTAATTCATTTGTTGAGCCAAATAGCTGGATACCATCATTGATACCAAAGTATATGCAGACACTACCTAATGATCCGTTGAACACAACAAATGATGAAACTAATGAACATTATTTATATTTTTATACACGATGGGCAGTAGATGAAAATGCACCTCAACAATACTACCTCATATACAGAAGAGAAACGAAAGGTCAGGTAAGAGAATGCCCTGTTTTATGGGGTGGTAATTGGTCTTCGTTATGTGGAGGAATAATTTAA